One Peptococcaceae bacterium genomic window, GGAGAAGAACGCCGGCGGTCAATTATCCAGGCAGCCCGGTTGGCTTTCAGTGAAACCGGATTCAGGGGAACTTCGATCAAGGACATCGCCAAAAGAGCCGGCGTATCGACAGCATTGCTTTACGCCTATTTTGAAAACAAAGAGGCGCTCTATGACGCCGTGCTGCATTCAACTTATGATGAGGTTAGCCCGACCAGGGCCGAGATGGAGGCGCTGGGACCGGGGACCGAGGCGTTGGTGCTGTGTGTTTATGACTTCTTGCACAGCGTGCTTTTCGTCGAAAAGCGAAGACACGCCGCGGAGAAAAAAGCCTTTAACAAACTCCTGTTCCGCAGCATGATCGGCGATACGAAATTTGCGTACCAGCACCACCAAAACCTCGAAAAATACCTGGCGGACGACTTTATTGTCTCCTGTTTCCGTGCTGGATACCAG contains:
- a CDS encoding TetR/AcrR family transcriptional regulator, translated to MSKLPGEERRRSIIQAARLAFSETGFRGTSIKDIAKRAGVSTALLYAYFENKEALYDAVLHSTYDEVSPTRAEMEALGPGTEALVLCVYDFLHSVLFVEKRRHAAEKKAFNKLLFRSMIGDTKFAYQHHQNLEKYLADDFIVSCFRAGYQAGEIIELPIAPKNLIQLTIQVAMGLTLSHLSGKPIFDFDIPKRQLFEHAVLYCLRGIGLTSEAIEKYYQPKKLQAVVKRLHKLD